One Spirochaetota bacterium DNA segment encodes these proteins:
- a CDS encoding PaaI family thioesterase: MSELNIKTHDRIDRRLCGNPLSLEEGICTVALRLSDQMRADDSGLVHGGFVFGLADYAAMLAVNHPNVVLGRAEVAFLKPAGAGELLTATARVIESEGKKRTVAVEIVRGDERVFTGTFLCVVPERHVFAGAP; the protein is encoded by the coding sequence ATGTCCGAGCTTAACATTAAAACGCACGATCGTATCGATCGCCGCCTGTGCGGCAACCCGCTCTCGCTTGAAGAGGGTATTTGTACGGTAGCGCTTCGTCTCAGCGACCAGATGCGCGCCGACGACAGCGGCCTCGTTCACGGCGGTTTCGTTTTCGGGCTTGCCGATTACGCCGCCATGCTCGCGGTGAACCATCCCAATGTCGTTTTAGGAAGGGCCGAGGTGGCGTTTTTAAAACCGGCAGGCGCCGGAGAGCTGCTGACGGCCACCGCCCGGGTGATTGAATCCGAAGGCAAAAAGCGAACCGTGGCGGTGGAAATCGTCCGCGGTGATGAAAGGGTTTTTACCGGAACATTCCTGTGCGTCGTTCCCGAACGCCACGTGTTTGCGGGGGCTCCATAA